Below is a genomic region from Fusobacterium nucleatum.
TCATTTAAACTTTCTGTAAAAATAGGGTGAGTATAGATAAAATCTTTTAAAACTTTTGATTTTATTTTTTGATTTATAGCAAGTGCTAATAAGTTTATCATTTCATGTGACTCATAATGACAAATACTTGCTCCAATGATTTCATCATTTTCATTTATTAAAATTTTAGTAAATCCATCTATTTCATTTATAACATGAGCTTTAGGAATAGTATTTGTTAAAGCAAATTTTTTAGTATAATTTATTCCTAATCTTTGTGCTTCTTTCTCATTTATTCCAACTCTTGAATATGGTGGGTCTATAAATGTAGAAGTTGGAATTAAAACTCTGTCAGATAATTTTCTTCCATTATTTTCTCCTAAAATTTGTGGGAATACAATACGAAAATCATCTAGTGAAATATAAGTAAATTGTGCTCCACCTTTTACATCTCCAACTGCCCATACATTAGGAGCATTTGTTTTTAAATAGTCATCAACTAATATTTCTCCAAATTTTCCTAGTTTAATTGAAGTATTTTCAAGTCCTAAATTATCTGTATTAGGTTTTCTACCAACTGCAACTAGAACCTTATCAAATTCTTCTATAAACTCTTGTCCATCTTTTACACAGATTGTTTTTACAGAATCTCCTAAATTTTCAAATTTTGTAACTGATGTATTGAAGAAAAATTTTACACCTTTATTTTCTAAAATTTCTTTTATTATTTTTGCTTCATCTTCATCTTCTCTTGCTAAGAAAGCATCATCAAACTGAAAAACAGATACTTCACTTCCAAAGTTTGTAAAATATGAAGCAAATTCAAGCCCTATATATCCAGCTCCAATTATTAAAAGTTTTTTAGGTAATTCTTTTAATTCCAAAATTCCTTCACTTGTCATTACATTTTTATTATCAATACCATCTATATTTAATGTTCTTGAA
It encodes:
- a CDS encoding NAD(P)/FAD-dependent oxidoreductase — translated: MEKIYDLLVVGWGKAGKTLSAKLGTKGKKVAIIEENPKMYGGTCINVGCLPTKSLVHSAKILAEVKKYGIDGDYSFKNNFFKEAMKKKEEMTTKLRNKNFGILDTNENVDIYNGRASFISNNEVKVTSSDNKEIVLKADKIVINTGSVSRTLNIDGIDNKNVMTSEGILELKELPKKLLIIGAGYIGLEFASYFTNFGSEVSVFQFDDAFLAREDEDEAKIIKEILENKGVKFFFNTSVTKFENLGDSVKTICVKDGQEFIEEFDKVLVAVGRKPNTDNLGLENTSIKLGKFGEILVDDYLKTNAPNVWAVGDVKGGAQFTYISLDDFRIVFPQILGENNGRKLSDRVLIPTSTFIDPPYSRVGINEKEAQRLGINYTKKFALTNTIPKAHVINEIDGFTKILINENDEIIGASICHYESHEMINLLALAINQKIKSKVLKDFIYTHPIFTESLNDILG